A window of Bombyx mori chromosome 2, ASM3026992v2 contains these coding sequences:
- the P25 gene encoding fibrohexamerin precursor (The RefSeq protein has 3 substitutions compared to this genomic sequence) — protein MLARCLAVAAVAVLASAGPPSPIYRPCYLDDYKCISDHLAANSKCIPGRGQIPSQYEIPVFQFEIPYFNATYVDHNLITRNHDQCRVSEFYDNVRTLKTVLTVDCPWLNFESNRTLAQHMSFKEDVVLSFYINGSYPLIRLTTVFDKGNNFDLCSAFTFADLAGGLPIFHINPNDQRTAQWLSKDLTLLHIYEREHIFGKRNWLARSFISRTLCDFGCQH, from the exons ATGCTGGCGCGGTGTCTAGCTGTAGCCGCTGTGGCAGTTTTGGCTTCTGCAG GGCCGCCGAGTCCGATCTACAGGCCCTGCTACTTGGACGATTACAAATGCATCTCCGACCACCTGGCCGCGATCTCGAAATGTATCCCGGGCAGAGGGCAGATCCCCTCGCAGTACGAGATACCGGTGTTCCAGTTTGAAATACCATACTTCAACGCCACCTACGTCGACCATAATCTCATTACCCGTAACCACGACAAATGCCGTGTCAGCGAATTTTA TGACAATGTGAGAactttaaaaacagttttaaccGTGGACTGTCCGTGGCTGAACTTTGAATCCAATCGGACCTTGGCTCAGCACATGTCGTTCAAGGAAGACGTCGTCTTAAGCTTCTACATCAATGGATCTTATC CTTTGATCAGGCTAACGACAGTGTTTGATAAGGGCAACAATTTCGACTTGTGTTCGGCTTTCACGTTCGCAGACCTGGCCGGGGGTCTGCCCATCTTCCACATTAACCCTAATG ACCAACGCACAGCGCAGTGGTTGTCTAAAGATCTGACCCTGCTGCACATTTACGAGAGAGAGCACATCTTCGGAAAGAGGAACTGGCTGGCGAGGTCCTTCATCAGCAGAACACTCTGCGACTTCGGTTGTCACCACTGA